One Bifidobacterium angulatum DSM 20098 = JCM 7096 DNA window includes the following coding sequences:
- a CDS encoding cation:proton antiporter codes for MTQELVSLTIIMAVAAVSPIVAQLIPGKFIPQTVLLLAAGAVLGPYGFGVIEVNDAVKLLSELGMAFLFLLAGYEIDPKRLAGHQGKVGLLTWVVTLGLAWLVVTFLPFFAKQGINGVATVIALTTTALGTLMPILKERGLEGTPIGDAIISYGTWGELGPIIAMAILLSTRTGWQTMLVLGAFLAICLICATLPAKARKTGYRMYRFLTENANTSSQTLMRLTTLLLIFLVTISALFDLDAVLGAFAAGFILRYIIPDGSKSLEMKLEGVGYGFLIPVFFVVSGAAINANAVAGRPTLLVAFIVMLMLIRAVPVYIAMSIDKRNNPMSSHHRVTVALYCTTALPIIVAVTSLAVKVGTMQSDTASTLVAAGAITVFLMPLLGSVTYQVADVHPVTAAREIAHTPSDWRTIVREHAQVRMLLHHQDRLKRMAETLGMLEKRDALGKSRSELVERAQHEIDRQLEELGLDPQRTTQLPHDYRYPKN; via the coding sequence ATGACGCAAGAGCTTGTTTCCTTGACCATCATCATGGCGGTGGCGGCCGTCAGCCCCATTGTGGCGCAGCTGATTCCCGGCAAGTTCATTCCGCAGACCGTGCTGCTGCTCGCCGCCGGAGCCGTACTCGGTCCCTACGGATTCGGCGTGATTGAAGTGAACGACGCCGTGAAACTCCTCAGCGAGCTTGGTATGGCGTTCCTGTTCCTTCTCGCCGGCTACGAAATAGACCCCAAGCGGCTTGCCGGACATCAGGGCAAAGTCGGCCTGCTTACATGGGTGGTCACGCTGGGGCTTGCCTGGCTGGTCGTGACATTCCTACCGTTCTTCGCCAAGCAAGGCATCAACGGCGTGGCCACGGTCATCGCGCTCACCACCACCGCGCTCGGCACGCTTATGCCTATTCTCAAGGAACGTGGACTCGAGGGTACCCCCATCGGCGACGCGATCATCTCATACGGCACGTGGGGCGAACTCGGCCCGATCATCGCCATGGCCATCCTGTTATCCACCCGCACCGGCTGGCAGACCATGCTGGTGCTCGGCGCGTTCCTCGCCATTTGCCTTATCTGCGCGACCTTGCCGGCAAAAGCGCGCAAAACCGGCTACCGGATGTACCGTTTCCTTACGGAAAACGCAAACACGTCATCGCAGACGCTGATGCGGCTGACCACGCTCCTGCTCATTTTCCTCGTCACCATTTCCGCACTGTTCGATCTCGACGCGGTGCTCGGCGCGTTCGCAGCGGGCTTCATTCTGCGCTACATCATCCCCGACGGCAGCAAGTCGCTGGAAATGAAACTGGAAGGCGTCGGCTACGGATTCCTCATCCCCGTGTTCTTCGTGGTATCAGGCGCCGCAATCAACGCGAATGCCGTAGCCGGCCGACCCACCCTGCTCGTAGCATTCATCGTCATGCTCATGCTGATTCGTGCGGTGCCGGTATACATCGCCATGTCGATCGACAAACGCAACAATCCGATGTCGTCGCATCACCGCGTCACGGTAGCCCTGTATTGCACGACGGCGCTGCCGATCATCGTCGCCGTCACATCGCTGGCGGTGAAGGTCGGCACCATGCAAAGCGACACCGCGTCGACGTTGGTCGCGGCCGGCGCGATTACGGTGTTCCTGATGCCGCTGCTCGGTTCCGTCACCTACCAGGTAGCCGACGTGCATCCGGTAACCGCGGCACGCGAGATCGCGCACACGCCCTCCGATTGGCGAACGATCGTACGCGAGCATGCGCAGGTGCGCATGCTGCTGCATCATCAGGACCGGCTCAAGCGGATGGCGGAAACACTGGGAATGCTGGAGAAGCGGGATGCCCTTGGCAAGTCTCGGTCCGAGCTCGTCGAACGCGCGCAGCACGAAATCGACCGACAGCTGGAGGAGCTCGGACTGGATCCGCAACGCACCACGCAACTGCCGCACGACTACCGGTATCCGAAGAACTGA
- a CDS encoding amino acid permease, producing the protein MSDVTAAKKPRETDDVPVPATLRKSLKNRHIQLIALGGAIGTGLFYGSSESIALAGPSILLAYLIGGLIIFLIVRALSEMAVEDPKAGAFSYYATRYWSKRAGFISGWNYWFNYVLVAMVELAVVGSFVNYWFPNIPKWVSAAVFLVVIAALNLMGVSKFGEFEFWFAIIKIVAVIAMILGGLYVIVANVPTASGIRASFANWFTVDGGFLPHGLMTRNADGTWTGLMMALVVVMFSFGGTELIGITAGETENPRVTIPKATNGIIWRILVFYIFALGVIMAVVPWSKIDGNSSPFVQIFDSVGVHAAAGILNFVCLTAVMSVYNSGLYANSRMLYSLAKQGNAPAYLGKLTKRGVPAAGVITSAIIIAIAVVVVFVWPDFAFNYLMSIATIAAAINWTMIMITEIHFRRVVAAGDGPAELKGLKGKEALDKIAFKLPFARVMPYIVIAFMALVVALMCFSASYRIAVVAGVIWLIVLFAAYELQKRFSHQAA; encoded by the coding sequence ATGAGCGACGTCACCGCCGCAAAGAAGCCGCGCGAAACCGACGACGTGCCAGTGCCCGCAACACTACGTAAATCCTTGAAGAACCGCCACATCCAGTTGATCGCATTGGGCGGAGCCATAGGCACCGGCCTGTTCTACGGTTCCAGCGAATCGATCGCACTGGCCGGACCGTCCATTCTGCTGGCCTACCTGATCGGCGGCCTGATCATTTTCCTGATCGTGCGCGCATTGAGCGAAATGGCCGTAGAAGACCCGAAGGCGGGCGCATTCAGCTACTACGCCACACGCTACTGGTCGAAACGCGCCGGCTTCATCTCCGGATGGAACTACTGGTTCAACTACGTGCTGGTGGCCATGGTGGAACTCGCCGTGGTCGGCTCCTTTGTGAACTACTGGTTCCCGAACATCCCCAAATGGGTTTCGGCGGCCGTGTTCCTGGTGGTGATCGCCGCATTGAACCTGATGGGCGTCAGCAAGTTCGGCGAATTCGAATTCTGGTTCGCCATCATCAAGATCGTGGCGGTGATCGCCATGATTCTGGGCGGCCTGTACGTGATCGTCGCCAACGTGCCCACCGCTTCGGGCATTCGCGCAAGCTTCGCGAACTGGTTCACCGTGGACGGCGGATTCCTGCCGCACGGCCTGATGACCCGCAATGCGGACGGCACGTGGACGGGCCTCATGATGGCGTTGGTCGTGGTGATGTTCAGCTTCGGCGGTACCGAACTCATCGGCATCACCGCAGGCGAGACGGAGAATCCGCGTGTCACGATCCCCAAGGCCACCAATGGCATCATCTGGCGTATTCTCGTGTTCTACATCTTCGCGCTCGGCGTGATCATGGCCGTGGTGCCGTGGAGCAAGATCGACGGCAATTCCAGCCCGTTCGTGCAGATCTTCGATTCCGTGGGCGTGCATGCGGCCGCCGGCATCCTCAACTTCGTGTGCCTGACCGCCGTGATGAGCGTCTACAATTCCGGCCTGTACGCCAACTCCCGCATGTTGTATTCGCTGGCCAAGCAGGGCAACGCCCCGGCATACCTGGGCAAGCTGACCAAGCGCGGCGTGCCGGCCGCCGGCGTGATCACCTCCGCCATCATCATCGCCATCGCCGTGGTGGTGGTGTTCGTTTGGCCCGACTTCGCCTTCAACTATCTGATGTCGATCGCCACCATCGCCGCCGCAATCAACTGGACGATGATCATGATCACCGAAATCCACTTCCGCCGCGTGGTGGCCGCGGGCGACGGCCCCGCCGAGCTCAAGGGGCTCAAGGGCAAGGAGGCGCTCGACAAGATCGCGTTCAAGCTGCCGTTCGCACGTGTGATGCCATATATCGTGATCGCGTTCATGGCGCTGGTCGTGGCGCTGATGTGCTTCTCCGCCAGCTACCGTATCGCCGTGGTCGCCGGTGTGATCTGGCTGATCGTGCTGTTCGCGGCCTACGAGCTGCAGAAGCGGTTCTCGCATCAGGCGGCGTGA
- a CDS encoding ribose-phosphate diphosphokinase, giving the protein MSTILEGTPDKRMALVTGRAYPELAKEVADCLGTQVLETTAYDFANGEMYVRYTEPVRGADVFVLQCHYGDINKWIMEQLIMVDALKRASARTITVVAPFMGYSRQDKKHQGREPITARLVYDLFRTAGANRIMTVDLHAAQEQGFFDAPVDHLTATPVLIDYVRNHLPLPNTTIVSPDAGRIKVSEQWAAKLGGLPLAFIHKTRDTTRPNHAVAHGIIGEVEGRDCVVVDDMIDTAGTICEAVRTLKDAGAKSVTLVATHGLLSGPAIERLRDCGAREIVLMDTVPVPEEKRLPNMTVLSVAPLLAAGIRSVFEEGSVATLLEGLPDDMRPRNIYA; this is encoded by the coding sequence ATGTCAACGATTCTTGAGGGCACTCCGGATAAACGTATGGCGCTGGTCACGGGCCGCGCATACCCCGAACTGGCCAAGGAAGTCGCAGACTGCCTGGGCACCCAGGTGTTGGAAACCACGGCATACGACTTCGCAAACGGCGAGATGTACGTACGTTATACCGAACCGGTTCGCGGCGCCGACGTGTTCGTGCTGCAATGCCATTACGGCGATATCAACAAGTGGATCATGGAACAGCTCATTATGGTGGATGCGCTCAAGCGCGCCTCGGCACGCACCATCACCGTGGTTGCGCCGTTCATGGGCTATTCGCGCCAAGACAAGAAGCATCAGGGCCGCGAGCCCATCACCGCCCGCCTGGTGTACGACCTGTTCCGCACCGCCGGCGCCAACCGCATCATGACCGTCGACCTGCATGCCGCCCAGGAGCAGGGCTTCTTCGACGCTCCGGTCGACCATCTGACCGCCACCCCAGTGCTCATCGACTATGTGCGCAATCATCTGCCGCTGCCGAACACCACCATCGTCTCCCCCGACGCGGGTCGCATCAAGGTTTCCGAACAGTGGGCCGCCAAGCTTGGTGGACTGCCGCTCGCATTCATCCACAAGACCCGCGACACCACGCGCCCGAACCATGCCGTGGCGCATGGCATCATCGGCGAGGTTGAAGGCCGCGACTGCGTGGTGGTGGACGATATGATCGACACCGCTGGCACGATCTGCGAAGCCGTGCGCACGCTGAAGGACGCCGGCGCCAAGAGCGTGACGCTGGTGGCCACGCACGGTCTGCTGTCAGGCCCTGCCATTGAACGCCTGCGTGATTGCGGCGCACGTGAGATCGTGCTGATGGACACCGTTCCGGTTCCCGAAGAGAAGCGACTGCCGAATATGACCGTGCTGTCCGTGGCGCCGCTGCTGGCCGCTGGCATCCGTTCCGTGTTCGAAGAGGGTTCCGTGGCCACGCTGCTGGAGGGCCTGCCGGACGATATGCGCCCACGCAATATCTACGCCTGA
- a CDS encoding ABC transporter ATP-binding protein, producing the protein MPRGMGRGRGPVEKPLNFGGAMKKLVRFCRRYIPVIVVSLILGAAGTICQIIGPDKLKDMTNEITKGLPAIVHGKPVMNSIDMDAVSRIGWTLVALYVGYAVLCYVQSWLMANVTQRTAQQLREAISVKINKLPLKYFDNTSYGDVLSRITNDVDAIGQTLGQSLGSLITSITLFFGALIMMFYNNVIMTLCAIGSALFGLIIMGLIMKVSQKYFAQQQIALGDVNGHVEEMYSGHTVVKAYCGEEDSIARFEKYNNDLYVSGWKSQFLSGLMMPLMNFIGNFGYVVVCVVGAALAMDGKIEFGVIVAFMMYIRLFTQPLSQFAQAFQNLQRCAAASERVFGFLDEPELADESDKQALLGVGVDGKPQQVRGDVEFSHVRFGYDPGKTIINDFSASVKSGQKIAIVGPTGAGKTTMVNLLMRFYEISGGSISIDGVDTKSVPRWNVHDQFSMVLQDTWVFHGTVRENIAYSKPGVTDEQIINACKAVGLHHYIMSLPNGYDTVLDDRTSLSQGQKQLLTIARAMVEDAPILILDEATSSVDTRTEELIQKAMDALTVGRTSFVIAHRLSTIRDADMILVMNGGDIVERGTHEELLAKSGFYADIYNSQFTLAQ; encoded by the coding sequence ATGCCAAGAGGAATGGGACGTGGGCGTGGCCCCGTTGAAAAACCGCTGAATTTCGGCGGTGCGATGAAGAAGCTGGTACGCTTCTGCCGCCGATATATTCCGGTGATCGTTGTTTCGCTGATTCTGGGCGCGGCCGGCACCATCTGCCAGATCATCGGCCCGGACAAGCTTAAAGACATGACCAACGAGATCACCAAGGGCCTGCCGGCCATCGTGCACGGCAAGCCGGTGATGAACTCGATCGATATGGACGCCGTCTCACGCATCGGCTGGACGCTCGTCGCACTATACGTGGGCTATGCGGTGCTGTGCTACGTGCAAAGCTGGCTGATGGCGAACGTGACACAGCGCACCGCACAGCAGCTGCGCGAAGCGATCAGCGTGAAAATCAACAAGCTGCCGCTCAAATACTTCGACAACACCAGCTACGGCGACGTGCTCAGCCGCATCACCAACGATGTGGACGCCATCGGCCAGACGCTCGGCCAGTCGCTCGGCTCGCTCATCACCTCCATCACGCTGTTCTTCGGCGCGCTGATCATGATGTTCTACAACAACGTGATCATGACGCTGTGCGCCATCGGCTCCGCGCTGTTCGGCCTGATCATCATGGGCCTGATCATGAAGGTCTCGCAGAAATACTTCGCCCAGCAGCAGATCGCCCTGGGCGACGTGAACGGCCACGTGGAGGAGATGTACTCCGGCCACACCGTGGTCAAGGCCTACTGCGGCGAAGAGGACTCCATCGCACGCTTCGAAAAATACAACAACGACCTGTACGTCTCCGGCTGGAAGAGCCAGTTCCTCTCCGGCCTGATGATGCCGCTCATGAACTTCATCGGCAACTTCGGCTACGTGGTCGTGTGCGTGGTGGGCGCGGCGCTCGCCATGGACGGCAAGATCGAATTCGGCGTGATCGTGGCGTTCATGATGTACATCCGCCTGTTCACCCAGCCGCTGTCGCAGTTCGCGCAGGCCTTCCAGAACCTGCAGCGTTGCGCGGCCGCCTCCGAGCGCGTGTTCGGCTTCCTCGACGAGCCGGAACTGGCCGACGAATCCGACAAGCAGGCGCTGCTCGGTGTCGGTGTGGACGGCAAGCCGCAGCAGGTGCGCGGCGACGTGGAATTCAGCCACGTGCGTTTCGGCTACGATCCGGGCAAGACCATCATCAACGACTTCTCCGCCTCCGTGAAATCCGGCCAGAAGATCGCCATCGTCGGCCCGACCGGTGCCGGCAAGACCACCATGGTGAACCTGCTCATGCGTTTCTACGAGATCTCCGGCGGCTCGATCTCGATCGATGGCGTGGACACCAAGTCCGTGCCGCGCTGGAACGTGCACGACCAGTTCTCCATGGTGCTGCAGGACACATGGGTGTTCCATGGAACAGTACGTGAAAACATCGCGTACTCGAAGCCCGGCGTGACCGACGAACAGATCATCAACGCCTGCAAGGCCGTGGGCCTGCACCATTACATCATGTCGCTGCCGAACGGCTACGACACCGTGCTGGACGACAGGACCTCGCTATCGCAAGGCCAGAAGCAGCTGCTCACCATCGCCCGCGCCATGGTGGAGGACGCGCCGATCCTGATCCTCGACGAGGCGACCTCGTCGGTCGACACGCGTACCGAGGAGCTGATCCAGAAGGCCATGGACGCGCTGACCGTGGGCCGCACGAGCTTCGTGATCGCGCACCGCCTGTCCACCATCCGCGACGCCGACATGATTCTGGTGATGAACGGCGGCGACATCGTGGAACGCGGCACCCATGAGGAGCTGCTCGCCAAGTCCGGCTTCTACGCCGACATCTACAACAGCCAGTTCACGCTGGCGCAGTAG
- a CDS encoding ABC transporter ATP-binding protein, whose protein sequence is MLRIMRYLSKAEIGQMLIALVSIVGQIWLDLTLPDYMSDITTLVETPGSTMHDIWVAGGKMLLVSLGSVACAIVTGYIAARVGASFSQRLRSLEFNKVESFGPAEMSRFSTASLITRSTNDITQIQMFITMGLMMIVKSPIMAVWAICKIAGKGFEWTVATGIAVVVLMAAICVIMFFVMPKFKAMQRLTDNINLVARENLTGLRVVRAYNAEDYQEAKFTKANKELTDTQLFTNRAMAIMMPLMNTIMNGLMLAVYWIGACLIDAADLTDKLTTFANMVVFSSYSVQVIMSFLLMSMVFVLWPRADVSAQRVLEVIDTKPLITDGTHTEGEPGKQGEIEFRNVSFTYPDSRKAMLEGISFTAKKGQTVAFIGSTGSGKSSLINLVPRFYDATQGQVLVDGVDVRDYTLKALRDKIGYVPQQSFLFKGTIASNVSYGDKSGSKSGSEEAGTDADMANVRKACEVAQATEFVEKKDNTYESSIAQGGSNVSGGQKQRLSIARAVYRHPEILIFDDSFSALDFKTDRAVRDALAKEAKDSTKLIVAQRIGTIMNADRIVVLDQGKVVGQGTHEELLDNCDVYRQIAQSQLSEDELKH, encoded by the coding sequence ATGCTTCGCATCATGCGATACCTCTCCAAAGCGGAGATAGGCCAGATGCTCATAGCACTGGTCAGCATCGTAGGGCAGATCTGGCTCGATCTGACCCTGCCGGACTACATGTCCGACATCACCACACTCGTGGAAACCCCCGGCAGCACAATGCATGACATCTGGGTGGCCGGCGGCAAAATGCTGCTCGTCTCGCTCGGCTCCGTCGCCTGCGCCATCGTCACCGGCTATATCGCCGCACGCGTGGGCGCCTCATTCAGCCAGCGGCTGCGCTCGCTCGAATTCAACAAGGTGGAAAGCTTCGGCCCGGCCGAAATGAGCAGATTCTCCACCGCATCGCTCATCACCCGTTCCACCAACGACATCACGCAGATCCAGATGTTCATCACCATGGGCCTCATGATGATCGTCAAATCGCCGATCATGGCCGTATGGGCCATCTGCAAGATCGCCGGCAAAGGCTTCGAATGGACGGTCGCCACCGGCATCGCCGTCGTGGTATTGATGGCCGCCATCTGCGTGATCATGTTCTTCGTCATGCCGAAGTTCAAAGCCATGCAGCGCCTGACCGACAACATCAACCTGGTGGCACGCGAAAACCTGACCGGTCTGCGCGTGGTACGCGCCTACAACGCCGAAGACTACCAGGAAGCCAAATTCACCAAGGCCAACAAGGAACTCACCGACACCCAGCTGTTCACCAACCGTGCCATGGCCATCATGATGCCGCTGATGAACACCATCATGAACGGACTTATGCTGGCCGTCTACTGGATCGGCGCCTGCCTCATCGACGCGGCCGACCTGACCGACAAGCTCACCACCTTCGCCAACATGGTCGTGTTCTCCAGCTACTCCGTGCAGGTCATCATGAGCTTCCTGCTTATGAGCATGGTATTCGTGCTCTGGCCGCGCGCCGACGTGTCCGCACAGCGCGTGCTGGAAGTAATCGACACCAAACCGCTCATCACCGATGGCACACACACCGAAGGCGAACCCGGCAAGCAGGGTGAAATCGAATTCCGCAACGTAAGCTTCACCTACCCGGATTCGCGCAAGGCCATGCTCGAAGGCATCAGCTTCACCGCCAAGAAAGGCCAGACCGTGGCATTCATCGGCTCCACCGGTTCCGGCAAATCCTCACTCATCAACCTGGTGCCGCGCTTCTACGATGCCACACAAGGCCAGGTGCTGGTCGACGGCGTGGACGTGCGCGACTACACGCTCAAAGCCCTGCGCGACAAGATCGGCTACGTACCGCAGCAGTCGTTCCTGTTCAAAGGCACCATCGCCTCCAACGTGAGCTACGGCGACAAGTCGGGCAGCAAGTCGGGCAGCGAGGAAGCCGGCACGGATGCCGATATGGCCAACGTGCGCAAGGCATGCGAAGTGGCCCAGGCCACCGAATTCGTAGAAAAGAAAGACAACACCTACGAATCCTCCATCGCACAAGGCGGCTCCAACGTATCCGGCGGGCAGAAGCAGCGCCTGTCGATCGCCCGCGCCGTCTACCGCCACCCGGAGATCCTGATCTTCGACGACTCCTTCTCCGCGCTCGACTTCAAAACCGACCGTGCGGTACGCGACGCGCTCGCCAAGGAAGCGAAGGACTCCACCAAACTCATCGTCGCCCAGCGCATCGGTACCATCATGAACGCCGACCGCATCGTCGTACTCGACCAAGGCAAGGTGGTCGGTCAAGGCACGCATGAGGAACTGCTCGACAACTGCGACGTATACCGCCAGATCGCGCAATCGCAGCTCAGCGAAGACGAATTGAAGCACTGA
- a CDS encoding MarR family winged helix-turn-helix transcriptional regulator has translation MGFEQEAFDRLVQTTWGKRSQMQREMSRGIKGEPFVVQELYIKGAMTPSQIAQAMRATTGRVSTLLAGLEKKGQIVREPDPEDRRSVHVKLTKTGEERAHKQREDMREAICWIFSQMGERRTREFIDLTDEFTTYMTLCMPGKSRPTPEQVKQAFDKASEPGSGSREQ, from the coding sequence TTGGGGTTCGAGCAGGAAGCGTTCGATCGGTTGGTGCAGACCACATGGGGCAAGCGTTCCCAGATGCAGCGGGAGATGTCCCGTGGCATCAAAGGTGAGCCGTTCGTGGTGCAGGAGCTGTATATCAAGGGCGCGATGACGCCATCGCAGATCGCACAGGCCATGCGGGCCACGACGGGGCGCGTCTCCACATTGCTGGCCGGATTGGAGAAAAAAGGCCAGATCGTGCGCGAACCAGACCCTGAAGACCGCCGTAGCGTGCACGTGAAGCTCACCAAAACCGGTGAGGAACGTGCACACAAGCAGCGTGAGGACATGCGTGAGGCGATCTGCTGGATCTTCTCGCAGATGGGGGAGCGCCGGACGCGCGAATTCATCGATCTTACCGACGAATTCACTACATATATGACGTTGTGCATGCCCGGCAAGTCTCGCCCCACTCCGGAGCAGGTGAAGCAGGCGTTCGACAAGGCGAGCGAGCCCGGTTCCGGTTCCCGTGAACAATAG
- a CDS encoding aldo/keto reductase, which yields MMVIARNMGELAGFAIPRLGMGTMALAIEGRPDRETAIETIHAGLDAGVRYLDTAWSYYLPSRPGTGTPEDLGYGEQLVRDALRTWDGPRDEVLVATKTGYRRTMEEPVSVAQVSDLAESDAQGAQGAQGESAQERQHLQAAGSRYGWMADSRPETMIRDAKESALHLGVDALDLLYSHGPDPAVPYADQVGALKQLLDEGVIRYAGISRVNNEQIDTARAMLGDKLIAVQNQFSPSHPDPEHTMGHCRELGLAFVCWSPLGGFLDAFDQRAYDPFRAVAGEHGCSYQRVVLAWELAQYERLCTIPSARNPHEINDSFAATGLELTRDELARLNRAVFGGSRLR from the coding sequence ATGATGGTGATTGCGCGGAACATGGGCGAATTGGCGGGGTTTGCGATTCCCAGGCTCGGCATGGGCACGATGGCGTTGGCGATTGAGGGGCGCCCGGATCGGGAGACGGCGATCGAGACGATTCACGCCGGTCTCGATGCGGGCGTGCGGTATCTCGACACCGCATGGTCGTATTATCTGCCGAGCCGGCCCGGCACTGGAACCCCGGAGGACTTGGGGTATGGCGAGCAGCTGGTGCGTGACGCGTTGCGCACGTGGGATGGTCCGCGCGATGAGGTGCTGGTCGCCACGAAAACCGGGTACCGTCGCACGATGGAGGAGCCTGTTTCCGTTGCGCAGGTGTCCGATTTGGCCGAATCGGACGCGCAGGGTGCTCAAGGCGCACAGGGGGAGAGCGCTCAGGAGCGTCAGCATTTGCAGGCTGCCGGCAGCAGGTATGGCTGGATGGCCGATTCGCGTCCGGAGACCATGATCCGTGATGCGAAGGAGTCGGCGTTGCATCTTGGTGTGGATGCGCTTGATCTGCTGTACTCGCATGGCCCGGACCCGGCGGTGCCGTATGCGGATCAGGTCGGCGCGTTGAAGCAGCTGCTGGACGAGGGCGTGATCCGATACGCCGGCATCTCCCGCGTGAACAACGAGCAGATCGATACGGCTCGCGCCATGCTCGGCGACAAGCTGATCGCTGTGCAGAACCAGTTCTCGCCGTCGCACCCCGACCCCGAACATACGATGGGTCACTGCAGGGAGCTGGGTCTGGCGTTCGTCTGCTGGAGTCCGCTCGGCGGGTTCCTTGATGCGTTCGACCAGCGTGCGTACGATCCGTTCCGCGCGGTCGCAGGCGAGCATGGCTGCTCCTATCAGCGTGTGGTGCTGGCGTGGGAGCTGGCGCAATACGAGCGTCTGTGCACCATTCCCAGCGCCCGTAATCCGCATGAGATCAACGATTCTTTCGCCGCCACCGGTCTGGAGCTTACGCGCGACGAGCTTGCCAGGCTGAATCGTGCCGTGTTCGGTGGTTCCCGGTTGCGCTGA
- the thiS gene encoding sulfur carrier protein ThiS, whose product MIINGKEEQIATPITVAELIESKGLRADRVAVELNGEIVPRAQRAQTQLKGTDTLEIVTFVQGG is encoded by the coding sequence ATGATCATCAACGGCAAGGAAGAGCAGATCGCCACGCCCATCACCGTGGCCGAGCTGATCGAAAGCAAGGGCCTGCGCGCCGACCGCGTGGCCGTGGAACTCAACGGCGAGATCGTGCCACGCGCCCAGCGTGCGCAGACGCAGCTCAAAGGCACCGACACCCTGGAGATCGTCACGTTCGTGCAGGGCGGCTGA
- the thiF gene encoding sulfur carrier protein ThiS adenylyltransferase ThiF, giving the protein MTLEPSATPEQISARQQAFDNQPDPATLVSREEIRAALLDRHTAATQDKLDAAHVAICGCGGLGSTIAVALTRIGVGHLHLIDFDRVDMTNLNRQQYFLKDLGQYKTEALRSNLRQINPFTDITIDTVKVTDENVPTLFENESIICEAFDVPENKTMLVNAVLENLPDKKLVSASGMAGFRSSNLVSTRRVSKNFYFCGDGETAPVPGAGLMAPRVGVVACHEANMITRLILGEEDA; this is encoded by the coding sequence ATGACCCTTGAACCATCGGCAACCCCGGAGCAGATCAGCGCCCGCCAGCAGGCGTTCGACAACCAGCCCGACCCCGCCACGCTCGTCAGCCGCGAGGAGATCCGCGCCGCCCTGCTCGACCGTCACACCGCCGCCACACAAGACAAACTCGATGCCGCACATGTGGCCATCTGCGGTTGCGGCGGCCTCGGCTCCACCATCGCGGTGGCTCTGACCCGCATCGGCGTCGGCCACCTGCACCTCATCGACTTCGACCGCGTGGACATGACCAACCTGAACCGTCAGCAGTATTTCCTCAAGGATCTCGGCCAGTACAAGACCGAGGCGCTGCGTTCCAACCTGCGCCAGATCAACCCGTTCACCGACATCACCATCGACACCGTGAAAGTGACCGACGAGAACGTGCCGACGCTGTTCGAGAACGAAAGCATCATCTGCGAGGCGTTCGATGTGCCGGAAAACAAGACGATGCTCGTCAACGCGGTGCTGGAGAACCTGCCGGATAAGAAGCTCGTCAGCGCTTCGGGCATGGCCGGATTCCGCAGCTCCAACCTGGTGAGCACGCGCCGCGTGTCGAAGAACTTCTACTTCTGCGGCGACGGCGAAACCGCCCCCGTGCCGGGTGCCGGCCTGATGGCCCCGCGCGTGGGCGTGGTCGCCTGCCATGAGGCGAATATGATCACCCGCCTGATCCTCGGCGAAGAGGACGCATAA